The Polaribacter sp. KT25b genome contains the following window.
ATTATTTTTTTGCCTTCTAAACGGCTAAAAAAAATAGTTTGAACGGGTAAATTAATAAAAAAAAAGGTCAACCTATATCAGTATAATACAAATGAAAAAGAAATTTTACATAATAATTTTAGTTTTTAGCTTTTTATCATGTGTAAAAGGCGAATTATTTGATGCAAAAAAATCAAAATCATATTTTATTAAAAATAATAATATTTATTATTCACCTAATGGGAATTGGTTTGAATTAGGATACAATAAATCTGAAGCAGATTACAAAACATTTGAAATACTTTCTGAACAAATATCTAAGGATTCTAAATCAATCTATTTTGGATATCAAAAACAAAGTCAAATAGATTACTCATCCTTTAAATTAGATTCAAATGGAATTCCAAAAGACAAAAATAATGTTTATGAATATGGAATTAACTATCTAAAACCTGTTACAATAGAAGGTATTGATATTGAAACATTTGAATATTTACGAAAAAATAGATCAAGTAAATATTCTTGGGCAAAAGATAAAAACAATTATTACTTCAAGGGAAAAAAATTGAATATCAATTATAATAGCTTAAAATTTATAAATGAAGATTTTTTTTATGACAATGAGCATCTTTATTCTGATTTAAAAGGTTGGAAAATAATTACAATTTCTAAAATTGAAAGTACCCCTAAAAAAGTCAATGAAAAATATATTTTATCTAACGATACTTTATACTATGTCGGAGAAAATAAAAAAAATAGAATTTCTTTATTTTCGGAAAAAATAGAAAAATATGAAAAGTTTGGTACTATTTCTAAAAATGTAGTTTCAATAGATACAATAATTTTCTCTTTTGGGACAAAGTACGAGCCTTTAGATCCTAAAACTTTAAAAAAAATTAAAATAGATTATAATAGTTTTGAAACTTTATATGAATCTCATTCTAAAATAAGCTTTAATTATTATAAAGATATTAGAAATGTCTATTTCAATAATTTTATAATTGAAAAAGCAAATCCAAAAACATTTAAAGTATTGGGTTTAAGTTTTTCTAAAGACGATAAATTTGTATTTTATAATACAGAAGTGTTAAAAGGAATTGATTCTAAGTCATTCAGAAAAAGTAAAAATGGATATACTTGGAAAGATGATTTTGGAAATGAATTTGATTTCAAAGGAAATAGAATTAGTGAAAAAAAACTATAGCCAACAACGTGTAAAAAAAATTGCTAGTAAAAACCTACTTGCGAAAATCCTCGCGGATTTTCTTGGTTTGTGTTTTATTTACTAAATTCATTGCTTAAAGCACGCAACTTTCCTTACACAACAACGTTGTAAAAAACTGGGCGAAAGTATAATTTAAGAACAAAAGTTATTTTAAAATACATTTGGCTTTAAAAGTCTGAAAACTCAAAAGGCGAAAAAAAAGTTTGAAAAAATTAGTTTTGAAACACTCTCTCGCGAATCAAAATTTTGAAATAATTTTGTTGGTTTTTGGGAATTTAAAAATTTAAATAGTTGTTTAAGTTCTGAGTTTTAAAACGCTAAAAAAAAGGAAAAACTTGCATAATTTAGCTTGTTTGAAAATATCTGAAAACTTGAAACTAAAATCCTGTTTGAAACTAAAAATTGTATAATTGAGCAAAGTATTGTGTAAAAGTCGGAGAAATTCGTTTTTTAAAGCAAAATTTATAAAGGCTGAGAGATTTCTAGAAGTAAAAAAAGTGTTTCATAATATTCTGAATTAAAAGCCTGGGAAAACGCTGAAAAATTAAAATTTCGGAATTTCCTCAGAAACTCAAAAAAGGAAAGAATAGAAGTAGGAATCTTAGAACTTGTTAATTGGAAATTAAACACGCATTTTACAACACCTTGTATAAAAAATTGCTAAATTAGTGCCTAAGTAAAGTTTGTTGCTTTTTTGTCAACCTCTATTTTCCTTCGGAAAATAGCCGTCGACTTAAAACGCAACTTTCCATACAAAAACACGTTGTGTGTAATACCAAACAGAAAACCAAAGAAAAATAAATGGAGCAGAATACAATTGAAATAATTAAAACGATTGGAAGTCAATGGAAGTTTTTATTAGTGGTATTTCTTATAGTTGTTTTCATTATTAAATGGAAAACAATTTGGTCATTCATAGGCAATTTTACACAAATTAGAGTAAAAAGAGGGCAGACTGAATTTGAAATGCACCGCAAAGAAAACAAAGAAGATAGTGAAACGACTAATCAAGAAAAAGTAATCCCCAAAGGAGATTCTTTAGAAGATGACAATGAAGAATTATCAGAATTAGAAAACAATGGAAATATTTTTATTCAATATCACAATGCTCTAAGTGAAAAGAAATTTAAAGAAGCGAGTGAATTATTAGATAAAGTTTTAGCTGAAATAGAGAGTCCAAATCGAAAAAAAGAGGAAGTTGTACGTAGTTATTATTTAAGGCATCAGTATGGTGATACTTCTGCTTTTAGAGAATTAGAAGAGTTTACTGATAAAATTGAAAACGACAACGAGAAAAAATCTCACGGTTTATTCTATTTAAGTTTAATATACAATCAAGCTAACAATTATGAAAAATCAGTTCAACTAGCTACTCAAGCTTTAGAAATAACAAACGACAATCAACAAAAAGCATTTTGTGTTTCTAGGATTTCAGATTATCATTTAGAAAATGACAATACAAAAGAGTCGCTCAAAATAATCATAAAAAGCATAGATAACATTAATGAAAAACAACCTAAAGTAATCTTATATAGAGCATTAGCTAATTATTATAAAAAAACTGAAAATAAATTATTAGAATCAATCGCATATCAAAAAGCACTTGAATTAACACCTAACAACACTTATTTATTATTTGATGCAGCTTATAATTTTAGCGAGACAGAACAAGATTTAAAAGATTTAAGCCTTTTATTTTATAAAAAGCTTTTAGGCTTTGATTCAAAATTTCAAAGTGCATTAAACAATATTGGTGTTACTTATAGAAATCTTGGGCTAGAGGTAAAATCTACAGAACAATATAAAAAGGCATTTGAATTAAAAAATAGTTTAGCCGCTTCAAATATTGCTAATCAATTAATTCATCTTGGATTTGTACAAGAAGCTGAAGAATATTTAAAAAAAGCAGAGGAGTTTGAAGATCCACACGAAAATGTTTTTGAAGCCACTTCTTTAATAAAAACGAAAATAAATAAAGAAAAAGAGGAAGAAGAAAAAATTCTAAAAAAAGCAAAGAAAAAATTTAGAT
Protein-coding sequences here:
- a CDS encoding DKNYY domain-containing protein gives rise to the protein MKKKFYIIILVFSFLSCVKGELFDAKKSKSYFIKNNNIYYSPNGNWFELGYNKSEADYKTFEILSEQISKDSKSIYFGYQKQSQIDYSSFKLDSNGIPKDKNNVYEYGINYLKPVTIEGIDIETFEYLRKNRSSKYSWAKDKNNYYFKGKKLNINYNSLKFINEDFFYDNEHLYSDLKGWKIITISKIESTPKKVNEKYILSNDTLYYVGENKKNRISLFSEKIEKYEKFGTISKNVVSIDTIIFSFGTKYEPLDPKTLKKIKIDYNSFETLYESHSKISFNYYKDIRNVYFNNFIIEKANPKTFKVLGLSFSKDDKFVFYNTEVLKGIDSKSFRKSKNGYTWKDDFGNEFDFKGNRISEKKL